A segment of the Oncorhynchus nerka isolate Pitt River linkage group LG19, Oner_Uvic_2.0, whole genome shotgun sequence genome:
caggttatgtcgatgtaggactaatttcactgtggatatagatacttttgtacccgtttcctccagcatcttcacaaggtcctttgctgttgttctgggattgatgtgCATTTTTTGCACCAaattatgttcatctctaggagaccgaacacgtcctccttcctgagcggtatgacggctgcgtggtcccatggtgtttatacgtgcgtactattgtttgtacagatgaacgtggtaccttcaggcatttgaaaattgctcccaaggaggtcttggctgatttcgtttgattttcccatgatgtcaagcaaagaggcatggagtttgaaggtaggccttgaggcacatccacaggtacacctccaattgactcaaatgatgtcaattagcctatcagaagccatgacatcattttctggaattttcaagctgtttaaaggcacagtcaacttagtgtatgtaaacttctgacccactgaaattgtgacgcagtgaattgtaagtgaaataatctgtctgtaaacaattgttggaacaattgttggaaaaatgatttgtgtcatgcataaagtagatgtcctaaccgacttgacaaaactatagttggttaacaagaaatgtgtggagggggcctcccgggtggcgcagtggttaagggcgctgtactgcactACGGAAATGTGGTTGTTTTTCCTCACTTGTCAGTAACTCTGTTTCCTTCAACTTTGATGCCTTTGACTGGTGGCCTTTATGCTTCTATCCCCTATTACTCTGCACATCAGTTATACCAGGGGTCGGTTGGGACAGAGTATATATTGGGAACTGAGTATTAGATGTTTTTGAGTATTGAGTGAGGAGCATGCAAGATTATTTCAATCTATGCATTACTATTTTTATTATAATTACTGTGTCATACATTTCTCTTGTATTCTTTCACCTGTACTGTTTATTTGCAATAattcgcacatacacacacacgtactctcTCTCTtggctctgtcgcaaccggccgcgACAGGGAGATCcgtgggcgacgcacaattggcccggcgtcgTCTGGGTTATGGAGGGCTTGGCCGGTTGGGATATCCTtttctcatcgcgcaccagtgactcctgtggcgggccgggcgcagtgcacgctaaccaaggttgccaggtgctccgacacgttggtgcggctggcttccgggttggatgcgggttgtgtatcggaggacgcatgactttcaaccttcgtctctcccgagcccgtacgggagttgtagcgttgagaaaagatagtagctactaaaaacaattgaataccacgaaattggggagaaaaagtaaaattaaaaataaaaatagtggagtggttgaaaaacgagttttattgactccaacctaagtgtatgtaaacttccaacttcaactgtacttgcatgcatgtgtgtgtttatttaccCTGTTCCTGGACATCTACCCTCCTGTAAGGTTTTGATCCAACCTCAGTTCTAACTTACCCGATTCAATTTATCAACCAGATCATTGTTAGAATTaggtgcgctagattagggttTCAGCAAAAAcgtacaggaaggtagctctacAGCAACAGGGTTGGAAAGTCCTGACCTAGGCCAAACTGCAATGGTATAGCCATAACCCTAAACCACACGATTGAGAATCATTCTGCGTTGTTTACATGTGGGTACTCGTAGTTAGTTTTCCTCTTCTCACCACAATCTTCTGTGTAATGTTTTTACTCGCCCCGCGCTCCCCCAACCGGACTaatttcactgtggatatagatacttttgtacccgtttcctccagcatcttcacaaggtcctttgctgttgttctgggattgatgtgCATTTTTTGCACCAaattatgttcatctctaggagaccgaacacgtcctccttcctgagcggtatgacggctgcgtggtcccatggtgtttatacgtgcgtactattgtttgtacagatgaacgtggtaccttcaggcatttgaaaattgctcccaaggaggtcttggctgatttcgtttgattttcccatgatgtcaagcaaagaggcatggagtttgaaggtaggccttgaggcacatccacaggtacacctccaattgactcaaatgatgtcaattagcctatcagaagccatgacatcattttctggaattttcaagctgtttaaaggcacagtcaacttagtgtatgtaaacttctgacccactgaaattgtgacgcagtgaattgtaagtgaaataatctgtctgtaaacaattgttggaacaattgttggaaaaatgatttgtgtcatgcataaagtagatgtcctaaccgacttgacaaaactatagttggttaacaagaaatgtgtggagggggggcctcccgggtggcgcagtggttaagggcgctgtactgcactACGGAAATGTGGTTGTTTTTTCCTCACTTGTCAGTAACTCTGTTTCCTTCAACTTTGATGCCTTTGACTGGTGGCCTTTATGCTTCTATCCCCTATTACTCTGCACATCAGTTATACCAGGGGTCGGTTGGGACAGAGTATATATTGGGAACTGAGTATTAGATGTTTTTGAGTATTGAGTGAGGAGCATGCAAGATTATTTCAATCTATGCATTACTATTTTTATTATAATTACTGTGTCATACATTTCTCTTGTATTCTTTCACCTGTACTGTTTATTTGCAATAattcgcacatacacacacacgtactctcTCTCTtggctctgtcgcaaccggccgcgACAGGGagatccgtggggcgacgcacaattggcccggcgtcgTCTGGGTTATGGAGGGCTTGGCCGGTTGGGATATCCTtttctcatcgcgcaccagtgactcctgtggcgggccgggcgcagtgcacgctaaccaaggttgccaggtgctccgacacgttggtgcggctggcttccgggttggatgcgggttgtgtatcggaggacgcatgactttcaaccttcgtctctcccgagcccgtacgggagttgtagcgttgagaaaagatagtagctactaaaaacaattgaataccacgaaattggggagaaaaagtaaaattaaaaataaaaatagtggagtggttgaaaaacgagttttattgactccaacctaagtgtatgtaaacttccaacttcaactgtacttgcatgcatgtgtgtgtttatttaccCTGTTCCTGGACATCTACCCTCCTGTAAGGTTTTGATCCAACCTCAGTTCTAACTTACCCGATTCAATTTATCAACCAGATCATTGTTAGAATTaggtgcgctagattagggttTCAGCAAAAAcgtacaggaaggtagctctacAGCAACAGGGTTGGAAAGTCCTGACCTAGGCCAAACTGCAATGGTATAGCCATAACCCTAAACCACACGATTGAGAATCATTCTGCGTTGTTTACATGTGGGTACTCGTAGTTAGTTTTCCTCTTCTCACCACAATCTTCTGTGTAATGTTTTTACTCGCCCCGCGCTCCCCCAATCGCCAGTACTGGAGTAAATATTCTTTAAAGTACAACTTAAGTAGTTTTATTTGGGTatatgtactttactttactatttttgaccacttttacttttacttcactacattcctgaagaaaataatgtactttttgcaccatacattttccctgacacccaaaagtacatttGAATGCTGAGCTGACAGGAAAATGGACCAATTCattcacttatcaagagaacacgtggtcCCTACTAcctacatccctactgcctctgatctggtgaactcactaaacacaaatgcatcatttataaatgatgtctgagtgactAACAGtaaattaaaaaacaagaaaatagtgccatctgctttgcttgaaattatttatacttttacttttgatacttaagtatatttagaaccaaatacatttagacttttactcaagtagtattttactggctgacttttacttgagtcattttcaattaaggtatctatacttttactcaagtatcacAATTGGATACTTATTCTGCCACtggttatggcaagcctaaataagttcaggagtaactgATAATGTGAtaacatctctgtaccccacacatgatctgtaaggtccctcagttgagcagtacatttcaaacacagattcaaccacatagACCAGGGAGGCTTTCCAACgcttcacaaagaagggcacctatgtGTACACGGGTCAAAATATAAAAAAAAGCTGACATTGAACATGCATTTGGGTAAAGGTATTAATAACACTTTGGATGGTGGATCaatatttggttgcattgccttcattgcctggtacggcaactgctctgccctcaaccgtaaggctctccagagggtagtgaggtctgcacaacgcatcaccgggggcaaactacctgccctccaggacacctacaccacccgatgttacaggaaggccataaagatcatcaaggacatcaaccacccgagccactgcctgttcaccccgctatcatccagaaggcgaggtcagtacaggtgcatcaaagctgggaccgagagactgaaaaacagcttctatctcaaggccatcagactgttaaacagccaccactaacattgagtggctgctgccaacgcgctgacactgacactgactcaactccagccactttaataatgggaattgatgggaaatgatgtaaatatatcactagccactttaaacaatgctaccttatataatgttacttaccctacattattcatctcgtatgcatacgtatatactgtactctatatcatcgactgcatccttatgtaatacatgtatcactagccactttaactatgccactttgtttacatactcatctcatatgtatatactgcactcaataccatctactgtatcttgcctatgccgctctgtaccatcactcactcatatatctttatgtacatattctttatccccttacactgtgtataagacagtagttttgaattgttagttagattacttgttggttattactgcattgtcggaactagaagcacaagcatttcgctacactctcattaacatctgctaaccatgtgtatgtgacaaataaaatttgatttgatttgaactgtttaacttgggtcaaacgtttcaggtagccttccacaagcttcccacaataagttgggtgaatgttggctcattcctcctgacagagctggtgtaactgagtcaggtttgtaggcctccttgctcacacacactttttcagttctgcccacatattttctataggattgaggtcagggctttgtgattccCACTTTGTTGGGAATCACAAAGCCTtaggactttgttgtccttaagccatttcaccacaactttggaagtatgcttggggtcattgtccatttggaagacccatttgcgaccaagctctaacttcctgactgatgtcttgagatgtacgatctttgtccccatgtgcagttgcaaaccgtagtctggcttttttatggcggtgttggagcagtggcttcttccttgctgagcggcttttcaggttatgttgatataggactcgttttactgtggatatagatacttttgtaccggtttcctccagcatcttcaaggtcctttgctgttgttctgggattgatttgcactttttgcaccaaagtacattcatctctaggagacagaatgcgcctccttcctgagtggtatggcggctgcgtggtcccatggtgtttatacgtgcgtactattgtttgtacagatgaacgtggtaccttcaggcatttggaaattgctccccaaggatgaaccagacttgtggaggtctacaattgtttttctgagatcttggctgatttattttgattttcccatgatgtcaagcaaagagacactgagtttgaaggtaggccttgaaatacatccacaggtacacctccaattgactcaaatgatgtcaattagcctatcagaagcttgtaaagccatgacataattttctggaattttccaagctgtttaaaggcacagtcaacttagtgtatgtaaacttctgacccactgacattgtgatacagtgaataataagtgaaataatctgtctgtaaacaattgttggaacaatgatttgtgtcatgcataaagtatttttattaaacaattgttggaaaaaggacttgtgtcatgcaaatcaaaatcaaatcaaatttatttatatagccctacatcagctgattttttttatttttatttaaccaggcaagtcagttaagatcaaattcttattttcaatgacggcctgggaacagtgggttaactgcctgttcaggggcagaacgacagatttgtaccttgtcagcttggggatttgaacttgcaaccttccggttactagtccaacgctctaaccactaggctaccctgcctttgatatctcaaagtgctgtacagaaacccagcctaaaaccccaaacagcaagcaatgcaggtgtagaagcacggtggctaggaaaaactccctagaaaggccgaaacctagagaggaaccaggctatgtggggtggccagtcctcttctggctgtgccgggtggagattataacagaacatgttcaaatgttcataaatgaccagcaatgGTCGattaataataaggcagaacagttcaaactggagcagcagcacagtcaggtggactggggacagcaaggagtcatgcacaaagtagatgtcctactgACTTGacgaaactatagtttgttaacaagaaatgtgtggagtggttgaaacacttaggttggagtcattaaaactagtgtatgtaaacttccgacttcaactgcacctagattgttctattgtgttatttgactgtacatttgtttatgtgtaactctgtgttgtttgtgtcgacactgctttgttttatcttgaccaggtcacagttgtaaatgattacttgttctcaactggcctaggtagcctagcggttaaaagcatggggccagtaaccaaaagttcACTGGTTCAAATCTCCTAGCTGACGaggtgaaaaatatgttgatgtgcccttaagcaaggcacttaaccctaattgctctgaataagagcatttgctaaatgactaaaatgtcaatctctagcctaataaactgcatggtttccaaagtcatagtgggaggaccacacacaatACCGCCACAGGACTCCAAGATTACCGCCACAGGACTCCAAGATTACCGCCACACGACTCCAAGATTACCGCCACAGGACTCCAAGATTACCGCCACAGGACTCCAAGATTACCGCCACAGGACTCCAAGATTACCGCCACAGGACTCCAAGATTACTtagatatgatggttattaaatCCATATTTGAGCATAAAGGtgtttccaccaccatttctcgcataattgaTTTTACTCACACAAAAAGATCTGACTGCATTCATTTATTTTTATGGAGTATGATTTTACTCACATAAAAACTGTAGATGGAAACGTGGTAAGTGACAATTATTTGTACAATTCAATGGATGTTTAGTACACAAAGGACGTGGTAATCTGTTGAAATGGTCTTTCTGGGCCGAACGTCAATTAAACTGCAGTGCGGAAGTAAGACTGTTCGAAAAGTCGAACTCGTGCTTTCAAACCGGAACCCTTGGCCGCTTGGATGAAACTCTGAAAGTGCGTTTACTTTTTCGACCACGTTCAGCGGAAGTGCGGTAGTTTCGCCTGTTCTCTTCACGGGTCGTTTCTGGCTGTGTTCGAGAGCATCAAACCCGCAATGTATCATAGGGACATTTtgaatgactgactgatctacaaattaGAACGAGTCATTATTCATGATGCTCTCGTAAACCGCCGATTTAAAGCGTGTGTCTTGGCACGTTATACACCAGTTTCACACTTCAAGTACGACAGACAACTCTTCCAGCATAAAAACTCTCTCTAAAGGTGATGTATTTAGAAAAACGTActttactttattttttattttactttaaaaaaaatatacaataCAATTAATTTCAAGTATTTTATGGTAATCTCAAATGACAGTGATTTTTGTTGTCATTTTCTCTCAGAATCATGGACTTCGATTTAGCTGACGCTCTCCCGAGGTAGGTTGTCTGAATTTATTTCTGAGGAATACTGTATCAATTGCCGTTCTTAaactgttttttgtttgtttatttattaccCTTCCGGTAAAtatatatagcctacagtaaaatATCCTAATTGAAGATGACACAAATAAATCATTACCTAAAAAGGGAAATTTGAGTTTGTTACATGTTTTGACTTTTAAATGAAATGTTGCAGAATATAACTGCCTCGCGAGATTCAGAACCCAGCCACATACCTTATTGCTTGAACGGCAGATTGCCTATTTTCAATTTGCCGGTATACATGCAGTTTTCGCAAACCTAGCTTGTCTAGTTATTTTTAAAACGTTTTTAGAAAAGGTTAGACCCACCTATAGACAAAAAAAACGCGTTTATCTGAACTTGAATAGGAAGACGGCATTTTATGCTAACATCTTTAGTTTTAATTTCTCTGCAGCTCATGTTCGAGTATGGAGTTTGATACCGAATACTGCCTGCCTGATGCCAAGGTAAAACGTTTTGTTAACCTTGCATAAAGAAGAATGGCAAGCGCCACAATGATTAGGGTACACCAGTTGTAAGACTTTAGACGGAGCATCACCAACATAGGTTGAGTGTGTTTTTACATAAAGAGGACCAATAAGGTACTCTTTGATATTAAATTGCGTGCACTTGTGGCGGTGGTGGCTTGTTCAACagagaaaaaaaaattgtagttattttttttcttctacatGAACTCTCATTCTGATTACTTGTATGTGTGTAGAGTGGACCAGAGATGGAGCGCTGTGGGCTGCAAGCGGGCCTGAGCCTGGACTTGGAGGTTATCGTACAGCATCGGGGAGGCATGAGACAGGTGGCTCACCTGGTGATTGCGCTGCATAGGATGAAAAACCCCTGCCAGAAGTccgactccacacacactcccctggaCATGGAGTGCACCGACGAGCAGTTTCGCAGCATCATCATGGATAACCTGGTGGAAGGTGCCTAGGCTGCCGTGCCGTTTCATTTCAATTTGGTCAATTCTGGAACTAAACTGAAATTAAATTTCCACATTTTCCTCAAAATATGAATGAAATTGACTCGTAACCCTGGACTCTATACTCTTTGATTATACTGTACTGCTTTTCAGTTATTTTAGGCCCAGTTCCCTAAACGGTTCATTTGATTGACGGTACTTTTCCTGTGTCTCCACccttcccccccccccttctgttGGCCCCTTCTTTCTCCTCTGTGTAGAGTGTGTGATGGTCTCGATCCAGGAGCCAATGGGAGTGGTGACCAAAAAGGGGACCTTCGAGCAGATTGGCTGTTCCCAGCAGTATAGCCTGTGTGACCATCACCAGAAGAGCCTGGTGTACTGCCACAGAACCATGGAACTGAAGGCCGTCACAATCCAGGGAGGCAACAACCGGAGAGGTAGGCTAACTGCCAAACTACACCGCAAGCACATTCTGTAAGCGTTGTTTTTGGCAGCCTTTACCAAAATCGGCAACCTCATAGATGAGTGTTAAAAAATTACAAAAATAGTGAAGACGCCCTTTAACTCTGCCTCTCTCATTCTCAGCGAGGTTCAACCTCTCCAAGTATAGTAAtgccagcaccaccaccaccaatcaggccctgcCAGTTGTCTTAGGGATAGACCAATGGAACCTCTCCTGCTCCAAGCAGACA
Coding sequences within it:
- the LOC115117458 gene encoding interleukin-1 beta-like; the encoded protein is MDFDLADALPSSCSSMEFDTEYCLPDAKSGPEMERCGLQAGLSLDLEVIVQHRGGMRQVAHLVIALHRMKNPCQKSDSTHTPLDMECTDEQFRSIIMDNLVEECVMVSIQEPMGVVTKKGTFEQIGCSQQYSLCDHHQKSLVYCHRTMELKAVTIQGGNNRRARFNLSKYSNASTTTTNQALPVVLGIDQWNLSCSKQTDSATPVLQLERCEDQLTTIGAQEKTVRFLFYKNTTGFSLTTFESAMYPGWFISTSLEPSQPIQMCQKQDARKLINFMVKH